In Silene latifolia isolate original U9 population chromosome 3, ASM4854445v1, whole genome shotgun sequence, a single window of DNA contains:
- the LOC141647555 gene encoding putative serine/threonine-protein kinase WNK5 translates to MEKMKRVRTHTGVNSIMSYAEMDPSGRYGRFNELLGKGAVKTVYKAFDEVLGMEVAWNQVMLNNMLGCPDQLQRLYSEVHLLKNLSHESIIRLYNSWIDTDQRTFNFITEMLTSGTLREYRQKFKEVDIRAIKNWARQILRGLAHLHSLDPPVIHRDIKCDNIFVNGHLGQVKIGDLGLAAILRGSRHAHSVIGTPEFMAPELYEEEYNELVDVYSFGMCVLEMLTSEYPYSECSNSAQIYKKVTGRKKPEAFYRIQNAEARQFVAKCLEDASTRQSARELLFDPFLAVDDDAMPVTRTPRPVYSPKQGTREMSSFFGSGIKSTYMTITGTVNPEDNTLVLEVQISDKDGCVGKVRFPFDIVKDNPMDVAVEMVKELDITDWEPQGIAEMIEEELSSLVPEWKTVNSPKSLQHHSFNFDDDENGPPYLCSCSPSHDSLSSIPNPSEEPLPDDPTSLYNFHSLHQGHLPNNEGSVSESSSSINGYSDIDYSLPQNELKSEGCSRFCPQINTPFKRNEKRSGFSVKGLGWAGHKKLSKIRTFMDIRTQLLQRALMQAMNKRRSAKTVGAVENIGFHDPS, encoded by the exons TTTAACGAACTTTTGGGCAAAGGAGCCGTGAAGACGGTATATAAAGCCTTTGATGAGGTGCTTGGGATGGAGGTTGCGTGGAATCAGGTGATGCTTAATAATATGCTCGGCTGTCCAGATCAACTGCAAAGACTGTACTCAGAGGTTCATCTGCTAAAGAACCTTAGTCACGAGTCTATCATACGGTTGTACAACTCCTGGATAGATACTGATCAGAGAACTTTCAACTTCATTACTGAAATGTTGACCTCCGGCACTTTAAGAGA ATATAGGCAGAAATTTAAAGAAGTAGATATTCGAGCTATCAAAAATTGGGCCCGCCAAATTCTTCGAGGTCTTGCACATCTGCATAGCCTTGACCCTCCTGTGATTCATAGAGATATCAaatgtgacaacatttttgttaaTGGTCATCTGGGACAAGTGAAGATCGGTGACCTGGGGCTAGCGGCCATCCTCCGTGGTTCACGGCATGCCCACAGTGTTATAG GAACTCCAGAATTCATGGCACCAGAATTGTACGAAGAAGAATATAATGAGCTTGTGGATGTATATTCGTTTGGAATGTGTGTGCTAGAGATGCTTACTTCTGAGTATCCCTATAGTGAATGTTCAAACTCGGCCCAAATCTATAAGAAAGTAACAGGG AGAAAAAAGCCCGAAGCCTTTTACCGCATCCAAAATGCAGAAGCACGACAGTTTGTGGCAAAATGCTTGGAGGATGCTTCGACAAGGCAATCAGCCCGTGAGCTGTTGTTCGACCCGTTCCTGGCCGTTGATGATGATGCAATGCCAGTTACTAGGACCCCTCGTCCTGTATACTCTCCAAAACAGGGGACTAGGGAAATGTCTTCTTTCTTTGGCTCTGGGATTAAGAGCACATACATGACAATCACTGGAACTGTTAATCCAGAAGATAACACACTTGTTCTCGAAGTCCAGATTTCTGATAAGGATG GATGTGTCGGAAAAGTTCGCTTTCCATTTGACATTGTTAAAGACAATCCGATGGATGTTGCAGTGGAGATGGTCAAGGAGCTGGATATAACTGACTGGGAGCCACAGGGGATTGCGGAAATGATTGAGGAGGAACTTTCCTCTTTAGTTCCGGAATGGAAGACTGTGAATTCACCCAAAAGCCTTCAGCACCACAGCTTCAACTTTGATGATGACGAAAATGGCCCTCCCTACTTGTGTTCTTGTTCCCCTTCTCATGACTCTCTTTCGAGTATTCCAAACCCATCTGAAGAGCCATTACCTGATGATCCGACTTCCTTGTACAACTTCCATAGTTTGCACCAAG GACATTTGCCAAACAATGAAGGTTCTGTTTCAGAAAGCTCTTCCAGTATAAACGGTTACTCCGATATCGACTACTCTTTGCCACAAAATGAACTGAAATCTGAAGGATGTTCGAGGTTTTGTCCTCAGATTAACACACCTTTCAAGCGCAATGAAAAACGTTCTGGGTTTTCCGTGAAGGGTTTGGGCTGGGCGGGCCATAAGAAGCTTAGCAAGATCCGTACTTTCATGGATATCCGTACCCAATTGCTTCAGCGAGCGCTAATGCAGGCTATGAACAAGCGGCGTTCAGCTAAGACTGTTGGTGCCGTGGAAAATATAGGGTTTCATGATCCTAGCTGA